TTCTACGAAACCGTGGCCAAGGCCGGCGTGCACCGGGCCTCGTCCATCAAAGTGGCCGAGGCGGCCAAGGTCATCGAAAACACCCAGCGCGACCTGAACATCGCCCTCATGAACGAACTGGCCCTGATCTTCGACCGCATGGGCATCGACACCAATGAGGTCCTCCAGGCAGCCGGCACCAAATGGAACTTCCTGCCCTTCCGGCCGGGTCTGGTCGGCGGGCACTGCATCGGCGTGGACCCGTATTATCTGACCTTCAAGGCCGAATCCATGGGTTTCCACCCCCAGGTCATCCTGGCTGGCCGGCGCATCAACGACGGCATGGGCAAATTCATCGCCGAAAAAACCGTCAAGTTCATGATCAACAGGGGATGCCAGATCAAGAGGGCGCGAATTGGCGTGCTGGGCCTGACATTCAAGGAAAACGTGCCCGATCTGCGCAACAGCAAGGTCGAGGCCATCATCCATGAGTTGACCGATTTTCAGACCAGGATTCTGGTCCACGACCCCCTGGCCGACCCCGCCGAGGCCCTGGCCGAATATGGAGTACGCCTCTGCCCCCTGGAGGACCTGCGCGACTTGGACGCCTTGATCCTGGCGGTTCCACACCAGGAATTCGCGGGCCTGGACACCGCCCGGCTCAAGGGCATGTTTCGCCACCCCGAGAACGGAATCATCATCGATGTCAAGGGGTTCCTGAATAAAGACGCACTTTCCGACCAGTTTGACTACTGGCGGCTTTAAGACGCGCATGCTCATCCTGGCCTGCGCCACTTCGCGGGAATGCGTCGGCGCCCTGAATCATGCCGCGTCCATCGACGCCACGCGTCCTCGCCGCCTGACCATGGCCGGACGGGAAATACTGGCCTGCGTGGTCGGAGTCGGCCCGATCGCGGCGGCCTTGCGCATTGGCGCCATTCTGGAAGCCCATCCAGAAGCCTGCGGCGTGGTCAACGTGGGTATCTGCGGCAGTTTTGACACCGCGCGTCTCCCCTTGGGTGGCATCTGCGTGGCCAACGCCGAGATCTGGCCCGAATACGCCGTCCGCCACGCGGACCCAGAAGCCCCGGAAGCCCTCGACTTTCCCATGTTACCCCAGCTCGACCTGACGCCACCCAATCATCTGGCGCTGGACCCCGTCGCGGCCGCCACGGCCATGGGTCTGTCCCTGCCCCCGACCTGGACCACGGGGCCAAGCCTGACCGTGGCCGGTGTCAGCGGGGACATGGCCCGGGCCGAATGCTTGCGCCAGCGTTATCAGGCCGCCACGGAAAACATGGAGGGCTTCAGCCTGGCCCTGGCCGCGCGATTGGCAAACTTGCCTTTTCTGGAAGTGCGCACCGTGTCCAACCCGGTTGGAGCCCGTGACAAATCCCAATGGAATTTCAAGGCGGCCCTGGCCTCCCTGTCCGCCATTCTGCCCACGCTTTGCG
The genomic region above belongs to Deltaproteobacteria bacterium and contains:
- a CDS encoding nucleotide sugar dehydrogenase, producing MIHFDELQSGARAVAVVGLGYVGLPLAVALSQHFRVIGFDISHSRIDELLSGQDSTREVPPADLARASIEYTAEPTRLAEAGVIVVAVPTPINGNRKPDLRPVIGATQTVGSHMSQGAVIVYESTVYPGLTEEICVPILEERSGLSCGRDFTVGYSPERINPGDRIHTLQTIVKVVAGQDKPTADLLVRFYETVAKAGVHRASSIKVAEAAKVIENTQRDLNIALMNELALIFDRMGIDTNEVLQAAGTKWNFLPFRPGLVGGHCIGVDPYYLTFKAESMGFHPQVILAGRRINDGMGKFIAEKTVKFMINRGCQIKRARIGVLGLTFKENVPDLRNSKVEAIIHELTDFQTRILVHDPLADPAEALAEYGVRLCPLEDLRDLDALILAVPHQEFAGLDTARLKGMFRHPENGIIIDVKGFLNKDALSDQFDYWRL
- the mqnB gene encoding futalosine hydrolase → MLILACATSRECVGALNHAASIDATRPRRLTMAGREILACVVGVGPIAAALRIGAILEAHPEACGVVNVGICGSFDTARLPLGGICVANAEIWPEYAVRHADPEAPEALDFPMLPQLDLTPPNHLALDPVAAATAMGLSLPPTWTTGPSLTVAGVSGDMARAECLRQRYQAATENMEGFSLALAARLANLPFLEVRTVSNPVGARDKSQWNFKAALASLSAILPTLCEKTS